The following DNA comes from Hordeum vulgare subsp. vulgare chromosome 3H, MorexV3_pseudomolecules_assembly, whole genome shotgun sequence.
CAGGAATCAAACTCGCAACCTTTGTGTTCGAAGCCAAGGGCACTAACCAATAGGCTATCACACCTCATTGTGAAACACTTTCATTTTATCCATTTTATTTGTATCTTAAGTCGTGGGGGTTTTTCTAGACATTTTCATTATTATTTTCATTTCTCTTGCTTTTCCCTTTTTCAATGCATGGATTCTTTAAAAATTCATGAAATTTTTATTCAGAATTGATGAAACTTTTTTCCAATATCATGAACTTCATTCAAATTTGTCAACATTTCTATAAAATTGATTAACTTTTTCAAAATTATGTTTTTCTTAAAACGAAGAACTATTTTTCAAATCAGATGAcctttttttcaaattcaatgaactttttttgaatcaatgaactttttcacatcccatgaactttttcaaatttgataAAAGGAATTCAGAACTGATGAACTCTTTCCAATTCTTTTGTGAACTTTTCTTTAAAATTAATGTTTTtttaaatcgatgaacttttcaaGTAATTTTCAAATTTATGTTTATATTTTATTAAAAGTGAGGTTAACTCGTGTTGTTTTCTTTTAATAGACTAAAAAATGAGTTTGGTTCAATGGTTATTACGTTAGTTTGCCGAAGTGAGGTGCTGAGTTCGAATCCTAGCTCTCTTCCATTGTTTTTCTTCGAGCTCTCTTTTTTAGCAGGTAATGGGCCAGCCCGCTATGCAACGCTTGCAAGCGCCACTAGCGTCAACCAACCGACCCTTGTGGTGCCGGTTGGGACAACGAAATAGGTTACACATTGGGCCGATGACGATGAATATGGGGAGGTGGGTCGGGAGACAGGAGCTGGGATTATGGTGTgtgttttttttttctatttttagccTCCTTGGTCGTTCGGTTTTCTAGATCTCGAGAACTAGGGCATGTTTTTATATGGTAGGTCGTCAGTTGCAAAATAATATTGCATTTATGTCATAGAGTTGTCTTGTGTTACATGTTCTCGCCCACATGGCATGCTTGTGATGTGCATGGATATAATTTGCATGTTGCATGGAGGAGCTTGTAATTGTGGTATGCATTTGCTAGTTAAAATGACTAGATTACCATATCAACGATCCTGGTCCTGCACTTTCAAGGTCGTCTACTCCAAAACCCGACCCCTTTGAACGTTGTTTCTAAGGAGGTGAGAAATGTCTCCTCACGAGTTTATTCAAGTGATAGTGAATGAGTTACATGCCTATGGGGCGCTCTTTATTACCTAGGGATGCATAACAAATGATCAAATCTACACTCATGATGACTACGTGGGAGGATATAAGAGGGTAATATTTAGCCCATCACATTGTGACTTCCCAGTTGGGCTAGGGGGGTCGTGGCCCATTGGGGTAATTTGCCATCATATTAATTCTTTTCTTTGTTTGGTCTTTATTGCTTCTTTGCCTTCATATTTCATTTCTTCTTCTATTTATTTGTCCTATTTTGACTTGGACTTTTATTTTATCTTCCTATTTTGgcttgtttggactttgtttgaccgTACGGTTTGCCTGGATTCACAGTAGCTTGCTTGGACTTGTGTTGACCACTTTGACTTGTGTTGACTTCTTTTGACCTTTGGTGACCATCGAGTGGATACCATGTAGGACTGACGAGGGGCCCAATACAATTTTAGCTATTCCCTCAACATCACATATACTTGGCATCCAACAATAAGAAAACAAAAGCTTGGCATTTAGCCAAACATAGAAGCAAAATATCCCAGCATAATAAAGGCATGGAAACAAAGCAGCTGCCCATATGAAAGCAAAGCTTGACATATCTTTAGTGTGACCTTAAATTGACGCCTAAATTTGACGCTATAATCTATATCCCTCTATCTGCGATAAGAGTTATATTTAACGCAAAACACAACTAGCATTAGTGTGATGCCACTCTACATGCTAGAGCACCCCTATCGCCATTGTTTGTGATTTTGGTGATGAGTGGGTAAGGATAAGAGCAAATATAATAAGGTGTGTATAGCCTGTTTACATGACACTTTTGACTATATGGAAGAGAGAGATATAAAAATGTGAGGAAAAAGTTGACTCTCATGCAAAAAAACCTAGCTATACGCGTGATCCTAGGCAAATACAATAAAtatgaagaaaaaataaaaacaaggtgGGAAAAACTACTGGTCTAATAGCCAAACTTAGGTTGCTTAGTGGGGATTAGCATACACTGGTATCATGCGAATGCTAATAGTATATGATATTACCTATGTAGTCTATTGTATCCTAGGTTAGTATTTTAGATATCCCATGTTATTGTCATGCACGATGTAGAGTAGCATATCATTTGTTATGATGCAATATCCTGATATGATACAAAAGCTTCTTTTATTCGTTTCATTATAGGTGACCTCAACAAAGTTGCCTAGTTGACATTCATAATACTTGTTATGACACTCCAAGACCACCGGAGGTCTTATAGTTGTATGAGCGACAATAAATGATGACTCTAAATGACATGGCAGCAACATAGAGACATCAACTGGATATGCTATTAGCCTTGCTTTAGTACGATTAACCGCAAGCACACATACAATGTTGCTACCTTTATTGCGTTAAATTTGCAATAGGTATACATAATCATCCATATATATTAAAGTGCGTACATGGTTGCTACCTTTGTTGCACTGAAGTGGCAACATGTTGGGGCACATAAAGCAGCTGCATTTTTAGCAATACTTTATCTGTCAGCCGTACAGTGATGCTCCCTCTATGTAGGCTTGGAGCTCCATGGACTAATCTGCTTGACGCCCTTGCGGATGTTGGCCTGCCAACAGAAACATTCTTGCATTATTGTATTTTGCATATGTGATGTGAAACAACTGATATGAACTGGTGTGCACTAAATTTAGTTTAATTTCAGTCTTCTGTGGACCTCTAGTCTTCtagattcttgagaaatttgtgaaTTTTCAACGACTCGATCTGCCAGCGAGATCCAAATTGGCAAAACTGATAATGTGCCCATGTCATGGAGACTGCATACAGGATGAACCTGTGAAAGTTTTCTACTCcctacaactttgtactaaatcTATAACACTTATTTTCAGACGAAGGGGTATCAGATTAGGTTGTGTCGACCATGTGTgttctgttttttctttttttgttgaaAGAGTGTGTTCTGTTGTTTCAGAATTGTAACATGCACAAAGATATTTTGCTGGAAACTTTTTTTACTTCTTGTCTGTGTCATCTCATAACCTAAACGGCTTTGCTAAAAATCAGTCGACTGAGACTTGGCGAAGTCTCAGTCGATATTATAGTCCGTTGATTTTGCATCAAGATTCGtgcaaacaaaaaaaaattctcagttttttttctttttgcatgGTATATTACTTGACTGAGACTTCGTGTCGACTAGGCAATCCCTAACCTAAAATAGCATGCCGCAGTAGAGGAGCGCAAACTCTGTCCTAGGAATAAAGAGAGCAGATGAGAAAAGGGAGAAGAGAAGTCACCCAGAGATGCGATGTGGACATAGTGGGAAGGCTTTTGTTCCTCCTAAACCTGGTGATCCTCACCGTCCCCTTGGCGCCGTCGTCGCCATCCTCCGAGTCCTCGCGCCCATCGGCCTGCATGTGGCTGTGGTCATCAAAGAAGTAGGACATGGAcgaagacgacgaggaggacgccgATGACGCCGCCGGCGAGCAGCAAGACGCGTCCGGAGGCACGGCGTAGAGCTGACAGTGGCCGCCCTCCTTGCTGCCCGCTGATgccgtcgccgttgccgcgcccttcCTCCAGACAAAGAGGCCCCCGCCGCCGCGACGACAGCTCGCCGCGCTCCCGGTCCTCCTAAGCGGCCTCGGCGGCTtgttgccgccgccgccgaagtAGGAGGGGCCCTGGAGCACGGTCTTGGGGGAGGAGAGCGGGTGATCTGCCGCTTGCAGCCGCGGCGGCAgcttcagcttgagcagcacGGGGCGCGCATGGGCACCGTGACcgtcctcgccgtcgccggcTACTCCGGCAGTCGCAAGAAGTGGCGCTGGTCTCGCGGAAGGGAGCAAGAGAGCGCTCGGCCGGGCTGCACGCAGCTTGGGTTGCCCCGGCGCATCCTCCCAGAGAAACGGTACGGAGACGCGGGACCGGAACGCCGGCGAGGAGTCCAGGTCGAGCACCTTGCTGGTACGCGCCAGAGTGCGCACGTGGTAGAGCTGGGACGCCTTCCCGGTGCTCATCGTCGTACGCAGCCTCTCGCTGCTGGGCTGCCGGCGTGCCGTAATCCTTTGCAGCACGTACGTACGTCGTCGGAATCGATGTCACGCGGCGGCGAGCGCAGCAGAATGCTGGGGATGGCCACACACGTACGACGAGTGAGGTGCTACTTAGCTAGGTGAAGGTGATGGATGTAGGGGAGCGGAGAAGGGCGCGTCCGGAGGCGTGACGCTGGTGAATGCGAGTCGTGACTTGACGCGAACGGACGGCATGCACGCACACCACATGAGTACACGACGCGTACGTATGGACAAGCGTGGATGGAGAAACCGATGAAATGGCACGCACGCCCACGGCTTGAAGTTTTCAGCGAGGGAGACGTACGGTGTGGCCGGCTGATGGATGGAGACGGGCATGACCCATCGTCTACGCCAAATGCAGCGCTCCCCCCGCGGCTCCTCGCCGGTCCATTCAAAGGAGTAATGCTACACCTGCAAAGGTTACGTAAAGATTTTACGTACAAACTGATGTGTAAGATTGTGATTGATAATTGAGAGATGAGGGTCCCACCCCCATTGAAAATCATGAAGGAAGAGAAGAGTTAGTTTGAAAGGTTAAGTAAACCTTTGTAAGTTTTTGTATGTCTAGCATTATTGCCATTCAAAGATGCAATCATGCAATGGACAAGCAAACTGCTGCCCGAGTTATACCTGGTCATGGGCAGCCCAGCCCGAACGGCCAAACCTGGCCCGGCCCGAAAATCCTGGGCCAGGCAGGGCCTAAACATGCCATCGGGCCCACACGGGCCTGAAATTTGAGCCCGAAGGTCAGGCTGGACCGAGCTCAGGGTTAAAGAATACTGATTTTACGCCGGTCAGGCCAGGGCGGTCGGGCTTGAGTCAGGCCCATGCCAAATATTTAGGTCGACGGTTGGGTTTTCAGCATCAGGCTTTTTTGGCCTTATCCGAAGTTCGGCCCGACCCGAAGTATGTCCAGGTATAGGGCAGCTCTCATCTCAGCTATGTGCCCTATTAATAACATAGAACAGTGAAAACGCGAGAACTCACCAATATATGTTTTTGGATGAATTGTATTCCTTTTTTTTTGTGAATGAAAGGCTTTCATTGATTAAGAAGGATCATTACAATGTGCTTGCACTAGTAAAAAACAaagctttagtcccagttcgtaaggggctttagtcccggttgtgtaATCGGGACAAAGCAATGaggactaaaggccccctttTTAGTCTCGATATCGTGTTAtgacctgggactaaaggggatccacgtggccgctgcgtaaCGCTCaggcaggaggacctttagtcccggttgataacaACAACCGGGGCTAAAAGGACGCCACACATCAGCCACTGCCTAGTGTTGgggtttaattttattttattttaaaggaggggtttcattttgtgtttcctttttatttttgtgtttatcattcaattctttttcatttagGATTTTCATTATTATTTTAGTTATACGTTTAACTCGACGCTAGCTACAAATAGGAATGAAAGAACCGTTACACAACATTGCCATTAATATGAAGAAGTGACCTCTTTGTCGTCACCATCgctcgaaccaggactaatgctctcattagtcccggttcgtaatgcgaTTGGGAATATTGATCCGATCTGGCTAGAACCAaaaccctgttttctactagcctTTCTTCTCCTTTATGCAGTAGTAGGAGCAACTATTCTGTTCTCGTGTTCTGGATATCTTCTAGTCTCGGCATGCTCCATTGTTTCCACATGGCTTCCCACGGCCCTTGCGCAAGCGGGCATCTACACATGGCATTGAATGTGTTCTCACGTTCCATCCCATAAATAACACGGTGTTAGTGACCTCAATATTACGCCATTTCAAATTAATCATGGTGGCAAGTAAGTTTATAACCAACTGCCAAGCACTAACTTGTACCCTTAAGGGGAGTGGGGCACCCCCACAATACTTCCCAGACAACACGTGTGACGTCCGGTGCCCTCCTCGTGGTGCATGAAGATGTGCGATGCTTGTAAAAACATTTCATAAGATATTCTATTGTTTTGACTAAATGTTTATATAATGATAAACAAAGGTTGGCATACATTTACAAATAGTTCTTAACATTTAAAATAAGTCTATACAATGTAAAAATGGTTCAAgtaatttaataaaaaaattatcattcagaaaaaAGTCCAGTTACTTTTTGTAATGCGCAATATTGATTGTTCCAAGAGAGAACAAATATATTTTAGAAATACTTAATGATGTATTTTAGAAATGTTCAAGGTATGTTATAAATAAGCAAACTCACATGTATTTAAAACAAATAAAGAAAATTAAtgagaaaacagaaaataaatccaaataaacCTGAAGAAAAAGCCACAAAGAAGGCCACCGATAATGGTGAAAATTGATAAGAAAATCACAAAAAGAAaaattataaataaataaaagcccGAATGTTAGCTTCTAAAAACAAAACCTATCCATAGACGCTTTCCAAAACACACTAAGGCGAGGCTATCATAAATATCGAGAGCTCCTCCCTAGTGCCTTTGGCGCCCTCTTGCGTGTGTCCGGCCGTGGCACAATGCCTAGGCTCGCTCTAAAAAAAATGTGTGTTGCTTCTAACAAAATGCATCCTAATAGTTGACAGATCACCTTTGCTTTCTACAATTGACTTTTAAACATGCGATCACGGATGCGGTCTGCGGTGTTGTTTGCTTCTGTGGTCCCATATCTAGTTCAGCTATGGCAATATATATGGTGACTATTTTCTTTCTTTAGCGGTATGACAATTTCTTTTTTAGGCTATGACAAtagttttttctctttttttgggacaAATGACAATAGTTTTTGCGGGAACAGAGAATCCGTGGTGCTTGGGCTTGCTGGGCGTTGGGCTGCTATCTTGGCCCATGGACGATCCAGGCCCGGCTCCTCCCCCGGCGAAAGCGAAGCCACTGCCACGCACAATATCCGATTCCGTCCGGTTCAAAAAATAtctctcgctcgctcgctcgcgtGGATTTCGTGAAGGAATTCCCGTCCTCCTCACCCCCTCCCCGGCCACCATGGCGGCCGCCGCCGGCGTgtccccctcctccctcctccgccTCCCCTCGCCCCAGACCCCCGCCTCCTCCTCGTGGGCCCTGCTCCAGCGCCGCGcgccccgccccctcctctccctcgccgccgcgcccccgCGCGCCTCCTTCGTCGCCGCGGCCACAACCGCCGACTCCAGCAACGGAAACGGCAACGGCTCCTACTCCGGTAACGGGTACGCGGCCCCGCAGACCCTCCCGCGGTTTGTTTTCTCCTTTGTTTTCGCGCGCTTTGGCCGTGGCGAGTGCGCGGGCGTCGCTGGGCGGGCGGGGTGTTCGACGGAATACCTCCGCGTCGTGTTGATTCCGTTCCCCTTGATAGTCCAAGGAAGATAGTTTAGCTGTAGCGGACAGCATCGTTGGATATGGCTACCTATTTCACTAGATAATGTCAGCAGCGGTCATGCCCCTGAATCAACGGTGTGGAACCATGCTTGCGGCCACCCAGAGGCAGCTTATGTGGGTCGGTAGTGGCCTCGTACACGCATATCAATCTCGCTGTGTTTGTTGGTCAATAGGGCATATCAATTGCGACTTCTCCGTACATCCTGATGATGCAGTTAGCTGCTTGCCTGTCGATGAAATTTCATCGTATCAGCAGTTGAAGCGCTTTCGCGTTTAACACCTTCATGACGCACCTTGCCCTCTTTCCTTTGGCAGAAGCCAAGCATCGCTGATGCCACAGTTCAGCGGTCTTGTGCTTGATGAAAGCTCCAGGTCTAAAAGGCCATATAAATGGCAAAGGGTGTTGCTAAAAGTAAGCGGGGAAGCGCTTGCCGGGGATCATACGGAGAACATTGACCCAAAGGTGAGGCTGCTTTTTGGTGGTGTATCTTTGAATTTAAACGGTTCATGTGTGCGTGTATACATCATGTAGTTAATGTAATTATGTGGTCCTGTTGCAGGTTACAATGGCAATTGCAAGAGAGGTTGCTTCGGTCACCAAGCTAGGCGTAGAGGTGTGCCGTCCGCGCTGCCTTCATTATTTTGCTGGTTATTTATTGGGTTTACATTTATAATAACGGAACTGATTCATTCCAAATAGATAGACTGAAACCAAATGAAGTTAATTTTGGGTGTTCAGGTCTGATGGTACTAATTCTACAGTTAAATTGCAATGCATTCCAAGCCAGAGTTCTCATGTTATGTGTATATGTTTCTCGTGTCCTCTCTAGTAGAATAATGTGCTGTACATTCTAAAAGGAGGAGTAATTGcaggttgctattgttgttggtggCGGCAATATCTTCCGTGGGGCCTCTTGGGCTGGATGTAGTGGTCTTGACCGCTCCTCTGCGGATTACATTGGGTATGAATGATACTCCATTCTTATTGTAAATTGCAGTATTAAATAATTTTACCAACCTGTGGTCAGCTGCCAAATAGCCTAGACAATAAAGTTCAAATGCCATGAGATGTGCTATGAGCCATGCAATATCAACACATTTTGGTAGGAGCAGAAGTGTCCTTGTTATTTAATTCATGCAAACTTTTTGGCCAGTTTAATGTTTGTACTATTATGGTTCATTGTGCCCGTTACATAAGCACATTTATATCTGCTAGAACAAGAATTTCATTTCAACAATCAACTGAATGTAACTATAATTGCATCTTACAAACCATAATTCATGCCAACTTTTTGGCTAGTATAATATTTGTAGTATCATAGCTCACCGTACCCATCGCGTAAGCACATCGTAATCTGCCAGAATAGGAATTTCCATTGATTAATTAACTGAGTGTAACTATAATTGCATCTTACAAACCATGTAATCCATGTCTATATATTCTCTACAATTTTGTGCAAGCTCAAGGCCACCTGTAATTTATAACCTAGTTTCTGTCCATTATTTTTTTGTTACAAAGACATTTCTTGTCAAGTAACCACATGATTTGTCGTTGTAATAAATAATTTGAGGCTGAATCTGACTGTGCAACCTTATTTCTGTTCCCACAATTCAGTATGATGGCTACTGTGATGAATGCAATATTTCTTCAAGCAACAATGGAGAGCATTGGGATACCGACCCGTGTCCAAACTGCATTCCGTATTTCAGAAGTTGCAGAACCATACATACGCCGAAGAGCAATCAGGCATTTAGAGAAAGGAAGAGTTGTTATATTTGCTGCTGGGACAGGGAACCCATTCTTTACAACTGATACAGCAGCTGCTCTTCGTTGTGCAGAAAGTAAGTTTGTCCTTAATCTTCGCTATGAAAGTATGGACCACTTTAATCACTAAAAGTTGGAGAAATTTCTTTCACTTAGAAAAACTGGTGTTTATGAAGGTTTTTGATCGTCCAGTGTCTTGTCATGCCATAGGTTTAGCTACATATATGTAATACTGTGAAACGTTAAATGTATTTTTTTTCATCATATTAATTGCCATGCTCCTTGCAGTTGTGGGTGATGGTACCACATAAGCCCTTCACTGAGTTTATTTGGTGATGTGTTAAGTATTGGTGAAGATCCCTGTGCATATTAAGTTGAAAATGAAAAATGTCAGTTCAACAATTAGGTTAGAGAAACAATGCATCTATTTAAGCTGGTTTCTGGTTCTAGCTTTATTTTTATGGGACAGTTACAGTGTGTTTATTTTTTGTATTAATTAGTGAATATCAGTATGGTTACAATCATGCTCAACTTGGCACAGCATGCAGGCCGGCACGTTTAGCAAAAACGCAC
Coding sequences within:
- the LOC123441081 gene encoding uncharacterized protein LOC123441081, giving the protein MSTGKASQLYHVRTLARTSKVLDLDSSPAFRSRVSVPFLWEDAPGQPKLRAARPSALLLPSARPAPLLATAGVAGDGEDGHGAHARPVLLKLKLPPRLQAADHPLSSPKTVLQGPSYFGGGGNKPPRPLRRTGSAASCRRGGGGLFVWRKGAATATASAGSKEGGHCQLYAVPPDASCCSPAASSASSSSSSSMSYFFDDHSHMQADGREDSEDGDDGAKGTVRITRFRRNKSLPTMSTSHLWANIRKGVKQISPWSSKPT
- the LOC123445629 gene encoding uridylate kinase, coding for MAAAAGVSPSSLLRLPSPQTPASSSWALLQRRAPRPLLSLAAAPPRASFVAAATTADSSNGNGNGSYSGNGSQASLMPQFSGLVLDESSRSKRPYKWQRVLLKVSGEALAGDHTENIDPKVTMAIAREVASVTKLGVEVAIVVGGGNIFRGASWAGCSGLDRSSADYIGMMATVMNAIFLQATMESIGIPTRVQTAFRISEVAEPYIRRRAIRHLEKGRVVIFAAGTGNPFFTTDTAAALRCAEINAEVVLKATNVDGVYDANPKHNPNARILETVSYNEVISRDLSVMDMTAVTLCQENNIPVVVFNLQNTGNIAKAIVGEKVGTFIGCTRNLEYRESTEGSLDQEDKILVTEW